Proteins encoded within one genomic window of Naumovozyma dairenensis CBS 421 chromosome 6, complete genome:
- the YIF1 gene encoding protein transporter YIF1 (similar to Saccharomyces cerevisiae YIF1 (YNL263C); ancestral locus Anc_1.93), with protein MSYNPYASYAAAQADPTVNNLNDRAFTHGGVPNNGNAGYAQQPQQQYQQHQQRQGGGMPFQDPRSSMAFQLGQSAFSNFIGQENFNQFQETVSKVSNNGSTTYLSHYFQVSTSYVLQKLKQILFPYLNKNNWQRIPDSQSKMNGGNGNPNAPTMNGPSSFQFMSPKDDSNCPDLYIPIMGLITYILIWNTQQGLQGSFNPEDLYYKLSSILGFMGLDLFILKLGLYLLVSTHSPVTSLVELTCFVGYKFVPLTLSLFIPTSKIPWYVPIFFKSYLFLAFGVFLLRSVKFNLFSNPNDDMINIKKSTVKKCNYFLFFYGFLWQTVLMWLMG; from the coding sequence ATGTCCTATAACCCATATGCATCATACGCTGCTGCACAAGCAGATCCTACtgttaataatttgaacGATAGAGCATTCACTCATGGCGGTGTTCCTAACAATGGTAATGCTGGATATGCGCAACAACCACAGcaacaatatcaacaaCACCAACAACGACAAGGAGGAGGGATGCCATTCCAAGATCCAAGAAGTTCAATGGCTTTCCAATTAGGTCAATCTGCATTCTCTAATTTCATCGGAcaagaaaatttcaatcaattccaAGAAACCGTTTCCAAAGTCTCCAATAATGGGTCAACCACTTACTTATCTCATTATTTCCAAGTTTCTACTTCATATGTCttacaaaaattgaaacaaatctTATTCccatatttaaataaaaataattggCAACGTATCCCTGACTCTCAATCCAAAATGAACGGCGGGAACGGTAACCCTAATGCGCCCACCATGAATGGACCATCTTCATTCCAATTTATGTCACCAAAGGATGATAGTAATTGTCCAGACTTATATATCCCAATTATGGGATTAATCACATACATTTTAATTTGGAATACTCAACAAGGTTTACAAGGTTCATTCAATCCAGAAgatttatattataaattatcatcTATCCTTGGATTCATGGGATTAgatcttttcattttgaaattgggATTATATCTCTTGGTTAGTACACATTCCCCAGTGACAAGTTTAGTTGAATTAACATGTTTTGTAGGTTATAAATTCGTCCCGTTGACTTTATCTTTGTTTATCCCAACGAGTAAGATACCATGGTACGTTcctatttttttcaaaagttaTTTATTCTTGGCATTTGGAGTGTTTTTATTGAGATCtgttaaatttaatttgtttagtaatccaaatgatgatatgattaatattaagaaatccACCGTGAAGAAATGtaattatttcttgttcttttatGGATTTCTATGGCAGACTGTCCTTATGTGGCTAATGGGGTAG
- the PDR17 gene encoding phosphatidylinositol transporter (similar to Saccharomyces cerevisiae PDR17 (YNL264C); ancestral locus Anc_1.91), with protein sequence MGLFSKKKADPQPARKDLIPCDKMILSPPESYGKPTPFPKITKEQNVLYRQVLKHFQDENLKLPLNTNDLNNNSTADSTTSSSIGLKPLGPWEKFWLSRECILRYLRATKWNPTHAIKNLTETLVWRREIGLTYDSNDPNQLTPDKIAVENETGKEFLLGFDNAKRPLFYMKNGRQNTEPSFRQVQQLIFMMEAAVSLTPQGVEKITVLVDFKAYKEPGIITDKAPPISIARACLNVMQNHYPERLAKCVLINIPWFAWAFLKLMYPFLDPATKEKAIFDEPFENHIEPSQLEAMYNGRLDFKYNHDVYWPDMNEKLTNKRNAEFKRFEKFGGLIGLSEFDFKGDHEELLYPVEMDLCT encoded by the coding sequence ATGGGTCTATTTTCGAAAAAAAAGGCAGATCCACAACCTGCAAGAAAGGATCTAATCCCATGTGATAAAATGATCCTATCACCACCAGAATCATACGGTAAACCCACACCATTCCCCAAAATCACAAAGGAACAAAACGTCCTATACAGACAAGTCCTCAAACATTTCCAAGATGAAAACTTAAAACTTCCATTAAACACAAACGATCTTAACAACAACAGTACAGCAGATTCAACCACCTCATCATCAATCGGTTTGAAACCATTGGGTCCATGGGAAAAATTTTGGCTAAGTAGAGAATGTATATTAAGATACTTACGTGCCACGAAATGGAACCCGACACACGCAATTAAAAACTTGACAGAAACATTAGTATGGAGAAGAGAAATTGGTCTAACATATGATTCCAACGATCCAAATCAATTGACCCCAGATAAAATTGCAGtagaaaatgaaacagGTAAAGAATTCCTACTAGGGTTCGATAATGCCAAGAGACCATTGTTTTATATGAAGAATGGTCGTCAAAATACAGAACCTTCATTTAGACAAGTACAACAATTGATCTTCATGATGGAAGCTGCTGTGTCATTGACTCCACAAGGTGTGGAGAAAATTACCGTGTTGGTTGATTTTAAAGCTTATAAAGAACCGGGAATTATTACTGATAAGGCCCCTCCTATTTCCATTGCGAGGGCTTGTTTGAATGTAATGCAGAATCATTATCCTGAAAGATTGGCTAAATGTGTGTTGATTAATATACCATGGTTTGCTTGGgcttttttgaaattaatgtATCCATTTTTGGATCCTGcaacaaaggaaaaggCAATCTTTGATGAACCTTTTGAAAATCATATTGAACCTTCTCAATTAGAAGCAATGTACAATGGGAGATTGgattttaaatataatcaTGATGTGTATTGGCCTGAtatgaatgaaaaattgacAAATAAACGTAATGCAGAATTCAAAAGATTTGAGAAATTCGGTGGACTCATTGGGTTAAGTGAATTCGATTTTAAAGGAGATcatgaagaattattatatcCAGTTGAAATGGACCTTTGTACTTGA
- the IST1 gene encoding Ist1p (similar to Saccharomyces cerevisiae IST1 (YNL265C); ancestral locus Anc_1.87) — MVQQKIPFTIRLKTCLKMCIQRLRYAQEKQQALAKQDRRLVAKLLSDSKETKAQYRVENLINNDIHMELLEILELYCELLHARVNILNDITDEVDLISNHIEDGINEAVRAIVFSTLYVPEVKELNQMAELLTLKFGQEFLKVIREDHVGVPEKVLGKCSPALPKEDLVILYLKEIAITYDVPYSLLTDSESESETQSNDNEKTDDDNNDDGDGGNVKEKINGKPIVAMDNDENISTDEKHPITIRKPRQTSETAEKKLKIAEDIKKEVKIVHNKKKVEKTDELDELKKRFAALRR; from the exons ATGGTACAACAAAAGATCCCCTTTACT ATTAGATTGAAAACATGTCTGAAAATGTGTATCCAAAGGTTAAGATATGCACAAGAGAAACAACAAGCCCTCGCTAAACAAGATCGAAGGTTAGTTgccaaattattatctgaTTCTAAAGAAACAAAGGCACAATATCGTGTGGAAAActtaattaataatgatattcatatggaattattagaaatattGGAACTGTATTGTGAATTGTTACATGCAAGAgttaatatattgaatgaCATTACGGATGAAGTggatttgatttcaaatcataTTGAAGATGGTATTAATGAAGCTGTAAGAGCAATTGTATTTTCTACATTATATGTGCCTGAAGTAAAGgaattgaatcaaatgGCGGAATTGTTGACTTTGAAATTTGGTCAAGAATTCTTGAAAGTTATTAGAGAAGATCATGTTGGTGTTCCTGAAAAAGTATTGGGGAAATGTTCCCCTGCTTTACCGAAGGAAGATTTGGtcatattatatttgaagGAAATTGCAATCACATATGACGTTCCATATAGTTTGTTGACAGATTCTGAATCTGAATCTGAAACACAGAGTAACGATAACGAGAAgactgatgatgataataatgatgatgggGATGGAGGCAAcgtaaaagaaaaaatcaatggGAAACCTATCGTAGCAAtggataatgatgaaaatatatcaacAGATGAAAAACATCCAATAACAATTCGAAAACCAAGACAAACTAGTGAGACTGCAGAAAAAAAACTGAAAATAGCTGAAGATATCAAAAAAGAAGTGAAAATCGTccataataagaaaaaagtCGAAAAAACtgatgaattagatgaattaaagaaaagattcGCAGCATTACGTAGATAA